The Coffea arabica cultivar ET-39 chromosome 4e, Coffea Arabica ET-39 HiFi, whole genome shotgun sequence genome includes a window with the following:
- the LOC113742709 gene encoding protein DEHYDRATION-INDUCED 19 homolog 5-like isoform X1, with protein sequence MDVDFWAARIHTAKHFSAVQAARLNNSDSHLAIGDEGEDDVRAWFPCPFCYVEIEVPVLCSHLQEEHCFDLKNAVCPICAATLGKDAIGHFTMQHSQSVKRRRKSQKSGMWSNTSATVGKDLRELTSFLGSNSLSSQSDGHEPAPDPLLSPFLCSRPFLDPKDSKKDVSSSCTDSTANADSNRPSFPDAVQEQNYEERTQRAAFFQEVIISTIF encoded by the exons ATGGATGTGGATTTCTGGGCTGCTAGAATTCACACAGCTAAACATTTTTCAGCTGTCCAAGCTGCCAGACTGAACAATTCTG ATAGCCATTTGGCCATAGGAGATGAAGGTGAAGATGATGTTAGAGCATGGTTTCCCTGCCCTTTCTGTTATGTAGAAATTGAAGTTCCAGTGCTGTGTAGCCATTTGCAAGAAGAGCATTGTTTTGACTTGAAAAATGCG GTCTGCCCAATATGTGCAGCAACTCTGGGAAAAGATGCAATCGGGCATTTCACAATGCAGCATTCTCAATCGGTGAAG CGCCGGAGAAAATCTCAAAAATCAGGCATGTGGAGTAACACCTCAGCAACAGTAGGCAAGGACTTGCGAGAGTTAACATCATTTCTTGGTTCAAATTCATTAAGTAGTCAGTCTGACGGGCACGAACCTGCTCCAGATCCACTCCTTTCACCATTTCTTTGTTCAAGACCTTTTTTAGACCCTAAAGACAGCAAAAAAGATGTGTCTTCTAGTTGCACTGACTCAACTGCTAATGCAGACAG CAACAGACCATCTTTTCCAGATGCAGTTCAAGAACAAAATTATGAGGAGAGAACGCAGCGAGCTGCTTTCTTTCAGGAAGTCATCATATCAACTATTTTCTAG
- the LOC113742709 gene encoding protein DEHYDRATION-INDUCED 19 homolog 5-like isoform X2 — translation MDVDFWAARIHTAKHFSAVQAARLNNSDSHLAIGDEGEDDVRAWFPCPFCYVEIEVPVLCSHLQEEHCFDLKNAVCPICAATLGKDAIGHFTMQHSQSVKRRRKSQKSGMWSNTSATVGKDLRELTSFLGSNSLSSQSDGHEPAPDPLLSPFLCSRPFLDPKDSKKDVSSSCTDSTANADRPSFPDAVQEQNYEERTQRAAFFQEVIISTIF, via the exons ATGGATGTGGATTTCTGGGCTGCTAGAATTCACACAGCTAAACATTTTTCAGCTGTCCAAGCTGCCAGACTGAACAATTCTG ATAGCCATTTGGCCATAGGAGATGAAGGTGAAGATGATGTTAGAGCATGGTTTCCCTGCCCTTTCTGTTATGTAGAAATTGAAGTTCCAGTGCTGTGTAGCCATTTGCAAGAAGAGCATTGTTTTGACTTGAAAAATGCG GTCTGCCCAATATGTGCAGCAACTCTGGGAAAAGATGCAATCGGGCATTTCACAATGCAGCATTCTCAATCGGTGAAG CGCCGGAGAAAATCTCAAAAATCAGGCATGTGGAGTAACACCTCAGCAACAGTAGGCAAGGACTTGCGAGAGTTAACATCATTTCTTGGTTCAAATTCATTAAGTAGTCAGTCTGACGGGCACGAACCTGCTCCAGATCCACTCCTTTCACCATTTCTTTGTTCAAGACCTTTTTTAGACCCTAAAGACAGCAAAAAAGATGTGTCTTCTAGTTGCACTGACTCAACTGCTAATGCAGACAG ACCATCTTTTCCAGATGCAGTTCAAGAACAAAATTATGAGGAGAGAACGCAGCGAGCTGCTTTCTTTCAGGAAGTCATCATATCAACTATTTTCTAG
- the LOC113742709 gene encoding protein DEHYDRATION-INDUCED 19 homolog 5-like isoform X3 gives MDVDFWAARIHTAKHFSAVQAARLNNSDSHLAIGDEGEDDVRAWFPCPFCYVEIEVPVLCSHLQEEHCFDLKNAVCPICAATLGKDAIGHFTMQHSQSVKRRRKSQKSGMWSNTSATVGKDLRELTSFLGSNSLSSQSDGHEPAPDPLLSPFLCSRPFLDPKDSKKDVSSSCTDSTANADRILRKFSAGGGKGGYKCFII, from the exons ATGGATGTGGATTTCTGGGCTGCTAGAATTCACACAGCTAAACATTTTTCAGCTGTCCAAGCTGCCAGACTGAACAATTCTG ATAGCCATTTGGCCATAGGAGATGAAGGTGAAGATGATGTTAGAGCATGGTTTCCCTGCCCTTTCTGTTATGTAGAAATTGAAGTTCCAGTGCTGTGTAGCCATTTGCAAGAAGAGCATTGTTTTGACTTGAAAAATGCG GTCTGCCCAATATGTGCAGCAACTCTGGGAAAAGATGCAATCGGGCATTTCACAATGCAGCATTCTCAATCGGTGAAG CGCCGGAGAAAATCTCAAAAATCAGGCATGTGGAGTAACACCTCAGCAACAGTAGGCAAGGACTTGCGAGAGTTAACATCATTTCTTGGTTCAAATTCATTAAGTAGTCAGTCTGACGGGCACGAACCTGCTCCAGATCCACTCCTTTCACCATTTCTTTGTTCAAGACCTTTTTTAGACCCTAAAGACAGCAAAAAAGATGTGTCTTCTAGTTGCACTGACTCAACTGCTAATGCAGACAG GATTCTACGTAAATTTTCTGCTGGAGGAGGAAAAGGAGGATATaaatgttttattatttag